A part of Clostridium novyi genomic DNA contains:
- the hemB gene encoding porphobilinogen synthase: protein MNIVKRPRRLRTNSVIRDFVRETTLNMNDLMYPLFVVEGENIKKEISSLKGQYQFSIDKLEEEIKELVSLGIKSVILFGIPNIKDEVGCGAYDDNGIIQKAIREIKNKFKDMYIVTDLCMCEYTSHGHCGILDQDGYVNNDKTLKYLAKIAVSQAKAGADMIAPSDMMDGRIAAIREALDKEGFCNIPIMSYSAKYASAFYGPFRDAADSAPSFGDRKSYQMDPANVNEGIRETQLDIEEGADIVMVKPALPYLDVLRKVKDTFNMPIAAYNVSGEYAMIRNAVDAGLLDESAILESLISIKRAGADIIITYFAKDAARMLRG, encoded by the coding sequence ATGAATATTGTAAAAAGACCTAGACGTTTAAGGACTAATAGTGTAATAAGAGATTTTGTTAGAGAAACAACTTTAAATATGAATGATTTGATGTATCCTTTATTTGTAGTTGAAGGAGAAAATATAAAAAAAGAAATTTCATCATTAAAAGGACAATATCAATTTTCTATAGATAAATTAGAAGAAGAAATAAAAGAACTTGTATCATTAGGAATAAAGTCTGTAATATTATTTGGAATTCCTAATATAAAAGATGAAGTAGGGTGTGGTGCATATGATGACAATGGAATAATTCAAAAGGCAATTAGAGAAATAAAAAATAAATTTAAAGATATGTATATTGTAACTGATCTTTGTATGTGTGAATATACATCTCATGGACATTGTGGAATTTTAGACCAAGATGGATATGTAAATAATGATAAAACGCTAAAATATTTAGCTAAAATCGCAGTGAGTCAAGCAAAAGCAGGTGCAGATATGATAGCACCTTCAGATATGATGGATGGAAGAATAGCTGCAATAAGAGAAGCTTTAGATAAAGAAGGATTTTGTAATATACCTATAATGTCATATAGTGCAAAATATGCATCAGCTTTTTATGGACCATTTAGAGATGCGGCAGATTCAGCTCCATCTTTTGGTGATAGAAAATCATATCAAATGGATCCAGCTAATGTTAATGAAGGTATAAGAGAAACTCAGCTTGATATAGAAGAAGGAGCAGATATAGTAATGGTAAAGCCTGCACTTCCTTATCTAGATGTTCTAAGAAAAGTTAAAGATACATTTAATATGCCTATAGCTGCCTATAATGTCAGTGGAGAGTATGCGATGATAAGAAATGCTGTAGATGCAGGGCTTTTAGATGAAAGTGCCATTTTAGAATCATTAATTTCTATAAAAAGAGCAGGAGCAGATATAATAATAACTTATTTTGCCAAAGATGCAGCAAGAATGCTTAGGGGGTAA
- the hemL gene encoding glutamate-1-semialdehyde 2,1-aminomutase, with the protein MKELNHTKSKDIFNEAKKYIPGGVNSPVRAFGSVGLDPIFIDRAKGSKIYDVDGNEYIDYICSWGPLILGHSNEALFEGIEETLRRGTSYGVPTEIEVKMAKLITEAYPSVDMVRMVNSGTEATMSALRVARGYTGRNKILKFEGCYHGHSDALLVKSGSGTITFGVPTSPGVPEGTVKDTLVCRYNDIEAVKKIFQEQGNEIAAVIVEPVSGNMGVVPGKKEFLQFLREITTKYKSVLIFDEVITGFRLAYGGAQEVYDIQADMTCFGKIIGAGLPVGAYGGKREIMECVSPIGPVYQAGTLSGNPLAMQMGYKNLNILKENKDIYDKLEDKAMKLEKGFKDNIKKLGIKATVVRFKAMLCLFFAEGSLDNFEDVAECNTEMYAKYFEEMLKRGVLIAPSQFEALFLSDAHTDEDVEYTIKANYEVLKKLKQW; encoded by the coding sequence ATGAAAGAACTAAATCATACTAAATCAAAAGATATATTTAATGAAGCTAAAAAATATATACCAGGAGGAGTTAATAGTCCTGTTAGAGCTTTTGGTTCGGTTGGATTAGATCCTATATTTATAGATAGAGCAAAAGGATCAAAAATATATGATGTAGATGGAAATGAATACATAGATTATATATGTTCTTGGGGACCACTTATATTAGGGCATAGTAATGAAGCGTTATTTGAAGGAATAGAAGAAACTTTAAGACGTGGAACAAGTTATGGAGTTCCAACTGAAATTGAAGTTAAAATGGCAAAGCTTATTACAGAAGCATATCCATCAGTTGATATGGTGAGAATGGTAAATTCAGGTACAGAGGCTACAATGAGTGCCTTAAGAGTTGCTAGAGGATATACTGGCAGAAATAAAATATTAAAGTTTGAAGGTTGCTATCATGGTCATTCTGATGCATTACTTGTAAAGTCAGGTTCAGGAACTATAACATTTGGAGTACCAACAAGTCCTGGAGTACCAGAAGGAACTGTTAAAGATACATTAGTTTGTAGATACAATGATATAGAAGCGGTAAAAAAGATATTCCAAGAACAAGGAAATGAAATAGCAGCGGTTATAGTTGAACCAGTATCAGGAAATATGGGAGTTGTTCCAGGAAAAAAAGAATTTTTACAGTTTTTAAGAGAAATAACTACTAAATATAAATCAGTTTTAATTTTTGATGAAGTTATAACAGGCTTTAGACTTGCATATGGCGGAGCTCAAGAAGTATATGATATACAGGCAGATATGACTTGTTTTGGAAAAATAATAGGAGCTGGTCTTCCTGTAGGTGCTTATGGTGGAAAGAGAGAGATAATGGAGTGTGTATCTCCAATAGGACCAGTATATCAAGCTGGAACTTTATCAGGAAACCCACTAGCTATGCAAATGGGGTATAAAAATTTAAATATTCTTAAAGAAAATAAAGATATATATGATAAATTAGAAGACAAAGCTATGAAATTAGAAAAAGGATTTAAGGATAATATAAAGAAATTAGGGATAAAGGCAACAGTAGTAAGGTTTAAGGCTATGTTATGTTTATTTTTCGCCGAAGGTTCTTTGGATAATTTTGAAGATGTAGCAGAGTGTAATACAGAAATGTACGCTAAGTATTTTGAGGAGATGTTAAAAAGAGGAGTACTTATAGCTCCATCTCAATTTGAAGCATTATTTTTATCAGACGCACATACGGATGAAGATGTTGAATACACAATAAAAGCAAATTATGAGGTTCTTAAAAAACTGAAACAATGGTAA
- a CDS encoding peptidoglycan amidohydrolase family protein, whose product MGKNKFNNKFSNLESTENTQKYVKEMYDLAEKHEKRSIMSFLAIGIPIVVILIFTLVQMISFSVHSSKDGTKQIVSKKDSIKKDTTKSESNKFVKKDDKKVAPVNELNNRLFNYLKLSEKRAVSYYRAKQLNNKSEKGIASIFIAQVLRDNGYKIDNSIINTASLVRALQKDGWKIISNCKQLQKGDICFTTAHGSSGPPAHTYFFMGWVKEGKTDSAYVADSQVSEYKNTYHTRNISSTTPTKEKFSFFMRK is encoded by the coding sequence ATGGGTAAAAACAAATTTAATAATAAATTTAGTAACTTAGAAAGCACCGAAAATACACAAAAATATGTAAAAGAAATGTATGATCTTGCTGAAAAACATGAAAAGAGAAGTATAATGTCATTTTTAGCAATAGGAATCCCTATTGTAGTTATATTAATTTTTACTTTGGTTCAAATGATTTCATTTTCAGTGCATTCATCTAAAGATGGTACAAAGCAAATAGTTTCTAAAAAAGATTCTATAAAAAAAGACACTACTAAAAGTGAGTCAAACAAATTTGTAAAAAAAGATGATAAAAAAGTAGCTCCTGTTAATGAACTAAATAATAGATTATTCAACTATTTAAAATTATCTGAAAAAAGAGCAGTTTCATATTATAGAGCAAAACAACTAAATAATAAAAGTGAAAAGGGAATTGCGTCTATATTTATAGCTCAAGTTTTAAGAGATAATGGTTATAAGATAGATAACTCTATAATTAATACTGCTAGTCTTGTAAGGGCATTACAAAAAGATGGTTGGAAAATTATATCTAATTGTAAACAACTCCAAAAAGGAGATATATGCTTTACTACAGCACATGGGTCTAGTGGTCCACCTGCACACACTTACTTCTTTATGGGTTGGGTTAAGGAAGGTAAAACTGATTCTGCATATGTTGCTGATAGTCAAGTTTCAGAATATAAAAATACTTATCATACAAGAAATATTTCTTCTACAACACCTACAAAAGAAAAATTTAGTTTCTTCATGAGAAAATAA